In Erythrobacter sp. SG61-1L, the genomic window GCTTTCGATCCGCTCCTGGAGCTGGGCAATATGCGCCTGAGCGATCCGCTTCACGTCGGCGCTCTGGCGGGATTTGTCCCGCCAGAGGCTCAGCAGTTCATTGATCTCCGCGACCGAGAAACCGAGATCACGCGCCCGCCGGATGAACCGCAGCATATGGACATCCGATGGCGAGTAGTCGCGATAGCCGGAATCCTTGCGATCGGCTTTCGGAATGAGGCCGGTCTGCTCATAATAGCGGATCATCTTGGCAGAGACGCCCGATGCCTTGGATGCTTGTCCGATATTCATGATGCTTCTCGTGCCTTAACCATGCTGTGCCATCGGTATTGCCCTTTCAGGGGGCTGGAATCCGCGCAGGCGCAGCGAGTTACCCAGAA contains:
- the cueR gene encoding Cu(I)-responsive transcriptional regulator produces the protein MNIGQASKASGVSAKMIRYYEQTGLIPKADRKDSGYRDYSPSDVHMLRFIRRARDLGFSVAEINELLSLWRDKSRQSADVKRIAQAHIAQLQERIESLEQMTATLGTLVDCCAGDDRPDCPILADLEEPSGEQDVPSPATVGTGRLRHRP